CTGCGACCTGCACACGCAGACCGCCGACGACCGAGGAGTCGATCACCTGGTTGAGCGACACCTGCGCACCGTAGCGACGCGAGAGGCTCTCGCCGAGGCGAGCGCTCTGCTCCGCGGTGAGCGGGGATGCCGTGTGCACCGTGGCGACGATGCGGCCGCGCTGTGCCGAGACGATGCGCATGGCACGGCTCAGCAGCTGACGGACGCGACGCTCACGGGGGTCACGGACCAGCGACGAGACGATGAGCGCGGATGCTGCGCCGACCTTGCCTGTCAGCAGGCGCTCGATCAGCGCGCTCTTCGCCGCGCCGTCTCCGAGCCGGCTGCCGAGCGCAAGCTCGAGCTCCGGGTTCTCGGCGACGATGCGCAAGACGGCGAACAGCTCGCTCTCGATGTCACTGGAGGGCTCGCCGCTTGCCGCTGCGCGGATGGCGAGCTCTTCGATCCCGTCGACCAGGTCCGCGGCGCTGGACCAGCGCTGTGCGACGACGACCGCGAGTGCCTCCTGAACCGTTGCGGATGCTCCGGAGAAGACAGTGGTGATGACGGCGGCCCGGGCCGAAGCCGGAGCAGCCGGATCTGCCAGCGCGCCGCTCAGCTGGGAGGTCTCCCCGATCAGCCGAGCAGCTGCGAACAGCTCACCAGCGGTCTCGAGGGTGACGCCCTTCGCTGCGGCAAGCGCCTCTGTGGATGCCGCGAGTGCCTGAGTGGTCGCGCTGCCCATTACTGAGCCGCCTTCTCGGATGCCTCGAGGTCAGCGAGGAAGCGGTCGACCACGGCCGACGCGCGAGCGTCGTCCGACAGCGTCTCGCCCACCACGCCACCGGCGAGGTCGAGCGCAAGCGTTCCGACCTCCGAGCGCAGCGAGACGAAAGCGGCCTGGCGCTCTGCCTCGATCTGCGAGCTGGCGGCTGCGGTCACGCGTGCGGCCTCGACGGTCGCAGCGGTCTTGGCCTCGGCGACGATCTTCTTGCCGTCCTCACGGGCAGCCTCACGGATCTCGCCGGCCTCGACGCGTGCCTCGGCGAGCTGGCGGGTGTACTCCTCCAGCGCGGCCTCAGCCTGCTTCTGCGCCTCGTCAGCCTTGGCGATGTTGCCCTCGATGGCAGCAGAGCGCTCATCGAGCATCGTCGTGAGTCGCGGGATGATGACCTTCCAGAACGCCACCAGGATGATGACGAAGCACACCGCCGACCAGATGATGTCGTAGTACGCCGGAAAGAGCGGGTTGGGCGCCTCTTCCGCGGCAATGACAAGAGTGCTCAGCATCCTGTCTCCTTAGGTGTTTTGGTCGCTGGATCAGAAGCCGAAGATGAAGCCGGCAGCGATGCCGATGAAGGCGAGCGCCTCGGTGAAGGCGATACCGATCCACATGAGGACCTGCAGGCGACCGGCGAGCTCGGGCTGACGGGCGACACCCTCGATCGTCTTGCCGACGACGATACCCACACCGATAGCCGGGCCGATGGCTGCGAGGCCGTAGCCGACCGCTGCGAGCGAGCCAGAAACATCTGCAAGAACCGTAGTTGCGTCCACGGGGGTTTTCCTTTCGATTGGTGGGCAGGCGAGCGCCTGTCCCCTTTAGTGCTCTTCTGCGACTGCGAGCTGGATGTAGACCGCAGTCAGGATGGTGAAGACGTAGGCCTGGAGGAACGCCACCAGGAGTTCGAACAGCGTGAAGGCGAGGCCGAAGGCGCCGGTGCCGACACCGAGGGCGGCCCAGAACCCACCGAGTCCGAAGATGAAGAACTGCGTGGCCGAGAAGAACAGGACGAGCATGAGGTGCCCGACGATCATGTTCATCAGCAGACGCAGCGTCAGCGTGACCGGACGGATGATGAAGGTCGAGAGGAACTCGAGCGGCGTCACGATGAGGTAGAGCCCCTTGGGCACACCGCTCGGGAACAGCGCGTTCTTGAAAAAGCCCTTGGGGCTCTTCTTGATACCCGCATAGATGAAGGTCACATAGGAGACGATCGCAAGCAGGAGAGGAACCGCGATCACCGAGGTACCGGCGATGTTGATACCCGGAATGATGCCCGTGATGTTCATGAACAGGATCATGAAGAACATCGTCATGAGGATCGGCAGGAACCGATCTCCGTCCTTGCGTCCGAGCAGATCGTGCGCGATGTTGACGCGAACGAAGTCGAAGCCCATCTCGGCGATGCTCTGGAAGCGAGTCGGGACGAGACGCAGCTTGCGAGTCGCAAGGAGGAAGATCACCAGCAGAACGACCGTGGCCAGGATCTGCGCGAGGTTGATGCGCGTGAACGCGAACGGAGTTCCTTCAAACGCGATGATCGGGGGGAAGAACTCCCAGATCGACGGTGGGTGGAACGTCGGATCCTCAGTGGCGGTAGCGATGAGAGTCGCGGCTTGAGTCAACGTTGTGGCTCCAGCTTCGTATGCGCCGAACGAAGTCGGAGCGAAGGGCGGATGAGAGTCGTCCGCGGCGGCGCTGTCACACGAAGGTCCGGCACACTGCCAGCGGGAACAAGTTCAGCCTAGCAAACGTTCAGCGTGCTCACGAACCGAGCGAGGGCTTTTTCGGCTCGCTTTCCTCGATCGTATGCGGCTGCTCGGCGGCATCCGCGGCAGAGGCCGCAGCGAGGTCCTCCGCTGTCGGAAGCGTGACATCGCTGACGTGCGGCAGACGACTGCGCGTCAGGACGACCACGTCGATCACCAGGGTCACCAGGATGCTCACGACGACGGCGATGAAGAACACGAGAGGGTGGATCCAGTCCTGCCCGCGCAGAACGAACAGGACCACGAGGAACAGCACGAACTTCAGCAGCCATCCCCCGAGCACCGCGCCGAAGAAGATCGGCACATAGAGCGCATCGCCGTACCACCGGTTCGCGATGAGGATGCTGATGCCGGTGATCCCGAGGAAGATCGCGGCCAGGATGATGCCGGCCAGCGCGCTGAAGAGCCCTGGAGTCCCCGCGAGAGTCACTCCGAGGATGGCGCCGACGACGGCGAGGACCAGGGTGGCTACCGCGCTCCACAGCAGGGTCCGCCGCAGGATCGGCGTGCTCGTGACGGGGCTGGTGGACGTGGCGTTCATGCAGACTCCTGCGTTGTCGTCCGCGACCGGGCAGGTCGCGAGGCGTGTGAGGGAAGGAAGGTGACGACGAGGCAGGCAGCGACGCCCACCACTCCGAAGGCGACACCGGGCAAGTAGTCGCCGATCCACGCTTCCCGCGTACCGAGGTACATCAGCAGCACCGCGATCGAGATGACCGCGGTCCATGCATAGAAGATGAGGACGGCGTCGCGATCACGGTGGCCGAGATCCAGCATCCGGTGATGCAGGTGCTTGCGATCGGGCGAGAACGGAGAGCGCCCCGCTCCCATCCGGCGGAGCACGGCGAGCCCGAAGTCGAGCAGTGGCAACAGGACCACTGCGACAGGAAGCAGGATCGGGATGAACGCACCGAGCAGCTGGGAGCGCCCGAACTCCTCGGCGTTCAGCATGGTCGGGTTGACCTCGCCGGTGATGGCCACGGCGGATGTCGCCATGAGCAGTCCGAGCACAAGGGCGCCAGAGTCCCCCATGAAGAGCTTCGCCGGGCTCCAGTTCATCGGAAGGAAGCCGATGCAGGCGCCGATCAGCACCGCGGCGAGGAAGGAAGCGAGGTTGAAGTAGCTGCTCGCCCCTGTGTCACGCGCGAGCATGTAGGAGTAGGCGAAGAACACGCCGTTGGCGATCAGTGCCACACCGGCGACGAGTCCATCGAGACCGTCGATGAAGTTCATCGCGTTCATGACGATCACGATCGCGAACATCGTGATCACGATGCTGAGCCAGCTCGAGCCCACGACGAGCTCGCCGAGCGGCAGCGAAAGGATCTGGAGGCCGCCGACCACGGTGATCAGGCCCGCGGCGAGGAACTGCGCCCCGAGCTTGATCATCCAGTCGACGTCGAGAAGGTCGTCGATCACACCGATCACGGCGATCAGGAGCGCGGCGCTGAGGATCGCCCACATCGTCTCAGGCCGGGCCCAGAGGTTGCTGAAGAACGGATGCGCCGCAGAGACGCCGAACGCGGCGGCAATCGCCAGGAACATGGCGACACCGCCCAGGCGCGGCGTCGGAGTTGTGTGGACGTCGCGTTCACGGATCCCGGGATACAGCTTGAAGCGCAGGCTGAGCTGCCAGACGCCCCAGGACATCGCCAGCGTGATCGCGGCCGTCAGGATGATCGTGAAGAGATACTGCTTCACGCTGGCTCGTCCGGTGCCTCGAGGATGTCACCGAGAACGCGGTGAAGCTCATCGCGGCTCACTGCTCCGAGGCGCAGGATGCGCACCTTCGCGTCTTCTCCCCCGGGACGCACCAGTGAGGTGGCGTCGACGATGGTGGATGCAATGCCCGTGGCGCTCGGCCCGTTGTCGAGGTACACCGAGACGCTCTCACCGAGCATCTGCTTCGCCGCGGTCACGGCAATCGCTGCATCGCGTCCGGTGAGGTTCGCGCTGGACACGGCAAGCGGACCGGTCTCTTCGAGCAGCTCGAGCGTCGCGTGCAGGTCGGGCATGCGCACAGCCACGGTTCCCTGGGTGTCGCCGAGATCCCACATCAGAGACGGCTGCGCGGGCAGCACGATCGTCAGCCCTCCGGGCCAGAACTCCTCGACGAGCCGCTCGACGGGTTCGGGGACCGACTCGGTGAGCGCCGTCAGCGTCGCGCGCCCCGGCACGAGGACGGGCGGTGGCTGGTTGCGACCGCGGCCCTTCGCGTCAAGCAGTCGCTGCACGGCGGCGGGGTTGAAGGCGTCAGCGCCCACCCCGTAGACGGTGTCGGTGGGGAGCACGATGAGCTCACCCCGGCTGATGGCCTGGCGCGCATGGCGCAATCCGGTGAGGAGCTGATCTGCGTCACGGCAGTCGAAGACAGAGGACATGGCGACGCCATTCTACGCGGGGCGGCCTCGGAGCGCGCTGCGCGCGGCGCTTCGGGCCATCAGCGGGGCGGACGGATCGCGGTGGTCGCGCGGTCACGCTGGGTGAGGTCACGATGCGTGGCCGTCGCCAGCCAGCCGTCCGCGTCGAGGATGGCCCGGATCGCCTCCCCCTGCAACTCACCGTGTTCCAGGACGAGGGTGCCGCCTCCGTGAAGCAGGAACTGCGCCCGCGTGCTGAGCACACGCACGATGTCCAGACCATCGGGTCCGCCGTAGAGCGCCATCGCCGGATCGAACAGGCGCACCTCCGGATCGCGCGGAATCGCGGCATCCGGAACGTACGGCGGGTTCGAGATCACGACCGTGGCCTGCCCCTCGAGCTCGTCGAACGCGGACGCGAGGTCGGCGTGCACGAGAGTGAGGTTGTCCGCCGCCGCGGTGTTGCGCGACGCCCACGGGAAAGCGTCCGGTGAGAGCTCCGCAGCGAAGATCCGGGCGTGGGGCACCTCCGTCGCCATGGCCAGGGCGATCGCCCCGCTGCCCGTGCCGAGGTCGATCCCGATCGGATCCGCGGATGCTGCCGCCTGCAGCGCATCGATCGCGTACTGCACGACCACCTCCGTCTCCGGACGCGGGACGAAGACGCCGGGGCCGACGGCGAGTTCGAGATGCCGGAACGCCGCGACGCCGGTGATGTGCTGCAGCGGCTCGCGGGCAGCACGGCGGTCGACCAGCGCCGTCAGTCGCGCAGCATCCGTCTCGGTCATGACGTCGCCGCGGATCATCGCGGCCTGGACTCCGCCGCGGGACATGCCGAGCACATGCGCTGCGAGCAGTTCCGCGTCGACGGACGCGTCGACGATGCCGACCTCGCTCAGGCGCTGCGCGACGCCGCGGAGAAGGGCTGCAAGAGAAGTGTCTGAGGAGGATGGCACGATTACTCAGCCTAGCGACCGCTTATTTTGGCGTCATATTCGCCCCTCTGAAAGGCGGCTCGCCTAGGCTGATCCGGCACGACAGTCCCGCATCGCCGCGTCCGGCGCACGTACCCGAAAGGCACTTCCATGGCAGGCATTCACTCCGACATCACGACGGCCTTCGGCAACACTCCTCTGGTGCGCCTGAACCGTGTGACCGAAGGACTGGGCGCCACCGTCCTGGTCAAGCTCGAGTCCTACAACCCGGCTTCCAGCGTGAAGGACCGCATCGGCATCGCCATGATCAACGCCGCAGAGGCGTCGGGCGAACTCCAGCCCGGTGGGACGATCGTCGAGTCAACCAGCGGCAACACCGGCATCGCCCTGGCGATGGTCGGTGCGGCGCGTGGCTACCGCGTGATCCTGACGATGCCCGCGTCGATGTCCAAGGAGCGTCGCGTCCTGCTCAAGGCGTTCGGCGCTGAGCTCGTGCTCACCGACCCCACCAAGGGCATGTCCGGTGCCATCGAAGAGACGAAGCGCCTCGTCGAGGAGATCCCGGGCGCCGTCTGGGCCCGCCAGTTCGAGAACGCCGCCAACCCGCAGATCCACCGCGAGACCACCGCTCAGGAGATCCTGCGCGACACCGACGGCGACGTCGACATCTTCATCGCGGGCGTCGGCACCGGCGGCACCGTCACAGGCGTCGGCAGCGCGCTGAAGGCCGCGAAGCCCGGCGTGCACATCATCGCCGTGGAGCCGAAGGACTCCCCCGTCCTCAGCGAAGGCACCCCCGGCCCGCACAAGATCCAGGGCATCGGACCGAACTTCGTCCCCGCGATCCTCGACCGCGACGTCATCGACGAGATCGTGACCGCAGACTTCGACGAGTCGCTGCGTGTCGCCCGCGACCTCGCCGCGAAGGAAGGCCTCCTCGTCGGCATCTCCTCCGGCGCCGCCGTCTCCGCGGCTCTGACAGTCGCGGCCCGACCGGAGAACGCCGGCAAGACGATCGTCGTCGTCGCTCCTGACACCGGGGAGCGCTACATCTCAACCGCTCTCTTCGAGGACCTCCGCGAGGACTGACACTTGGCACTGCTGGCGCGAATGCGCGAAGACGTTGCTGCGGCACGACTTCGCGATCCGGCCGCGCGCACTGGCTTCGAAGTCGCGGTCCTGTACCCCGGGTTGCACGCGATCTGGGCGCATCGCGTCAATCACGCGCTCTGGCGGCGTGGTCTGCGGTTCCCGGCGCGGCTGGGATCGCAGATCACCCGCTGGCTGACCGGAATCGAGATCCACCCCGGCGCCCAGATCGGCCGACGGTTCTTCATCGACCACGGCATGGGCGTCGTCATCGGAGAGACCACGGAGATCGGCGACGACGTGATGCTCTACCACGGCGTGACTCTCGGCGGTCGCCAGCGCTCTGCGGGCAAGAGGCACCCCACCATCGGCGACCGGGTCATGATCGGCGCCGGAGCGAAAGTCCTCGGGCCCGTTGTGCTCGGCGACGACGCCATGGTCGGCGCGAACGCGGTCGTGACGAAGGACGCACCGGAAGGGGCAGTCCTCACTGGAATCCCTGCGAAGGCACGTACCCGCAAGCCGGACGACGACACGGTCGCCCTGCTGACCGTGCCCGACTACGCCATCTGAGGCTCAGCGCTCGCGGCGCTCCTCCACCTTCTTCTTCAGGAAGATCAGCGGCAGCAGGATCGCGCCGAGAGCCGTGACCACCCACACGATCACCGCGCCCAGAATCCACGCCAGCGCACCCGAGATGCGCAGACCGCCGATCGGCAGCAGCACGACGACGATCAGCGACACCAGCGTGGAGATGATGCCGATGCCGCCGAGCAGCACCGGCGCATAGCGCTTGGCCATCACGGTGATCCACGGCGCCAGCACGCTCTGCAGCACGGTGAAGATCACGATGCAGATGACGAAGCCCCACCACTTGTCCCACTCGATTGTGAACCCGTCGAGCAGCAGGTCGGCCGCGAGGAGTCCGAGCCCAGCCGAGACGATCAGGATCAGAGTGCGAAAAAGGAAGGTGATCACAGGGCTGAGCCTAGCGGCGCGCTCCCCCGCCTGTCACGGACGGCGCGCGGGGACGGACCTCAGTTGTCGTCAGAGCCGATCGCGGCAAGCTGCGCCTCTTCGTCGGCGCGGATCGCCGATTCGATGAGCGGGTCCAGAGCACCGTCCATCACCTGGTCGAGGTTGTAGGCCTTGTAGCCGGTCCGGTGATCCGCGATGCGGTTCTCCGGGAAGTTGTAGGTGCGGATCCTCTCGGAGCGATCCATGCCCCGAATCTGCGACTTGCGTGCGGCGGATGACGCCGCATCCAACTCTTCCTGCTGGCGGGCGAGGATGCGCGCACGGAGCACTCGCATCCCGGCCTCGCGGTTCTGCAGCTGCGACTTCTCGTTCTGCATCGACACGACGATGCCGGTGGGCAGGTGCGTGATGCGCACGGCGGAGTCGGTGGTGTTCACGGACTGCCCGCCGGGGCCAGACGAACGATAGACATCGATCTTGAGGTCATTCGCATTGATCGCGACCTCTTCGGGCTCGTCGACCTCGGGAAAGACGAGCACCCCGGTCGTCGAAGTGTGGATGCGCCCCTGCGATTCGGTCGCGGGGACACGCTGCACGCGGTGCACGCCACCCTCGTACTTGAGGTGCGCCCACACTCCCTGAGCGGGGTCGGACGAGGATCCCTTGATCGCGACCTGCACGTCTTTGTAGCCGCCGAGGTCGGACTCGTTGCGCTCCAGGAGCTCGGTCTTCCACCCCTTTGACGCGGCGTACTGGATGTACATGCGCAGAAGATCGGCAGCGAAGAGCGCACTCTCCGCGCCGCCCTCGCCACCCTTGATCTCCAGGATCACGTCTCGCGCGTCGTCCGGATCCCGCGGGATCAGCAGGCGGCGCAGCTTCTCCTGTGCCGCCTGCAGCCCCTCTTCGAGTGCGGGGATCTCCTCGGCGATCGACTCGTCGTCGCGCGCCAGCTCACGCGCCACCTCGAGATCGTCGCCGGCGGCGATCCAGTCCTCGTGCGCTTTGACGATCTTGCTCAGCTCGGCGTACCGACGATTGACGCGCTTGGCGCGCGCCGCATCAGCGTGCACTTCGGGGTCGGAGAGCTCTTTCTCGACCTCTTTGTGCTCTGCGATAAGAGCCTGGACTGATTCGAACACGAGGGATCCCGATCAGCGCGCGATCAGCGGATGCTGTTCTCGTGACCGTGGCTGTGCCCGGTCGCGGGAGGCGTCGGGATCGACTTCTGCATCTGCACGAGGAACTCGACGTTCGACTGCGTCTCCTTGAGCTTTCCGAGGACGACTTCGAGTGCCTGCTGCGGGTCGAGGCCTGCGAGGGCGCGACGCAGCTTCCAGGTGATCTTGACCTCGTCGGGCGAGAGCAGCATCTCTTCGCGGCGCGTGCTCGATGCGTTCACATCGACCGCGGGGAAGATCCGCTTGTCGGCCAGCGCACGCGACAGACGGAGCTCGCTGTTGCCCGTGCCCTTGAACTCCTCGAAGATCACGTCGTCCATCTTGGAGCCGGTCTCGACGAGCGCGGTCGCGAGGATCGTGAGGGATCCGCCGTTCTCGATGTTGCGCGCGGCTCCGAAGAAGCGCTTGGGCGGGTAGAGCGCCGAGGCATCGACGCCACCGGTGAGCACGCGACCCGAGGCGGGAGCCGCCAGGTTGTAGGCGCGACCGAGGCGGGTGATCGAGTCGAGGAGCACGACGACGTCGCGACCGAGCTCCACGAGGCGCTTGGCCCGCTCGATGGCGAGTTCAGCGACCGTGGTGTGGTCTTCTGCCGGACGGTCGAAGGTCGAGGCGATGACCTCACCCTTGACCGTGCGCTGCATGTCGGTGACCTCTTCGGGGCGCTCGTCCACGAGCACGACCATGAGGTGCACTTCGGGGTTGTTCTGCGCGATCGCGTTCGCGATCTGCTGCAGGACGATCGTCTTACCGGCCTTGGGCGGTGCGACGATGAGGCCGCGCTGGCCCTTGCCGATGGGAGCGACGAGGTCGATGATCCGCTGCGTCAGCTTCTCGGGTGCCGTCTCCAGGCGCAGGCGCTCCTGCGGGTACAGCGGCGTCAGGTTGCCGAACTCCACGCGCGTAGCGGCGTCGTCGACGGAGAGGCCGTTGACCGAGTCGACCTTCACGAGAGCGTTGTACTTCTGGCGCCCCTGCTGCTCGCCCTCACGGGGCTGCTTGATGGCGCCGACCACGGCATCGCCCTTGCGCAAGTTGTACTTCTTGACCTGGCCGAGCGAGACGTAGACGTCGCTCGGGCCCGACAGGTAACCGGTCGTGCGCACGAAGGCGTAGTTGTCCAGGACGTCGAGGATGCCCGCGATCGGGATGAGGACGTCGTCCTCACCGATCTCGGTCTCGAACTCGTCGGATGCCCCGCCACCGCGGCGCTTGTTGCGCTGACGGCCACGGCCGGAGCCCTCGTCATCGGAGTTGGACGAGTCCTGCGCACCGCCCTGACGGCCGCTCTCGTTGTTCTGCTGGCCGTTGCCGTTGCCACCGCTGTTGCGGTTGCGGCTGCGGCTGCGGCTGCGGCTGCGGCTGCGGCCGGTCGACTCCTCGCCGTCGGACTCTGCGCCCGACGCGCTGTCGTCGCCGCCGGCAGCGGGTGCCGTGGTGTCGTTCTTGGCGTCGGAGTTCGACGATTCGGTGCTGCTGTTATCGGCTGCCTGGTCTGCGGCGGCATCTGCGGCCGGCGCATCCGTCTTCTTCGCACCGCGGGCGTTGCGCGCGGGACGCTTTTTCGGCTCGGCGTCAGCGTCAGCGGCAGGCGCCTCGGGCGCCGGCTCGGTGGCCGGAGCCTCAGCCGTGGCCTCGGCGGCCTTGGTGGCGCGGGTCTTGCGGGCACGAGGTGCCTTGGCCGGTGCTTCCTCAGCGGCGGCCTCGGCGGGCGCCTCAGCTGCCGGGGCTTCAGCGTCATCGGTCTTCTTCGCACGGGGCGCGCGACGCGGGGCCTTCGCCTTGGGTGCGTCCTCGGCCGCGGGGGCATCCGCCGCCGGCGCGGCAGCAGCGGGCGCGGCCTCGGTGGCCGCAGCCTCGGTGGAGGCCGTAGTCGCGCGACGCGGAGCGCGCTTGCGCGCCGGCGCCTTGGTCTCTGCTGCCTCAGCGGCAGGAGTCTGAGATTCGTTCTGGGTCTCGGAGATTGTCTCCACGAGTACTCCTCTTGTAAGTCGTGGGTATGAGCATGACGCGCAGAGATTGCTGCGCGCGGCCGCACGATTTCACGCGCCGGATAGAACAGTCAGCGCATGCCATCGTGGCTCGAAGAGCCGGACGGAAGGTGCGGGTGTCGCAGAGTGCGATGAAGGCCGAGTCACGATCGTGACGAAGAAGCCTCCGCTCGGTTCTTTACTGTACCACCCCGCACATCGACGGCGACCATTCGATGCTCCCAGGGAGTGTCGGTGACCGTATCGGCCACACGCGCCGCTTCGAGACGCTGCCCCGGGCCATCCGCAAGCACGAGCACGCTGGGTCCTGCACCCGAGACGACCGCCGCGAAACCATGCGCCCGCAGCGCCTGCACGAGACGATGGGTCTCCGGCATCGCCGAGGCACGGTAGTCCTGATGCAGGCGGTCGGCCGTCGCATCCAGGAGCAGTTCGGGGCTCTGCGTGAGCGCCGCGATCAACAGCGCAGATCGCGAGAGGTTGAAGACCGCGTCCTCTCGCGGCACCTGCAGAGGCTGCAGACTGCGCGCCGCCTTGGTGGACATCGTGTATCCGGGGACGAGGACGAGCGGCGAGACTCCGCGGTGCACCAGCAGCTTCTTGTGCTGCGGGAACCCGTCGTCGCCCATCCAGGCGATCGTGAGTCCGCCGAAGAGCGCGGGAGCCACATTGTCGGGGTGTCCTTCGAGCTCGGTCGCGAAGCGCAGCAGGTCGTCATCGCTGAGCTCGACG
The DNA window shown above is from Microbacterium keratanolyticum and carries:
- a CDS encoding F0F1 ATP synthase subunit delta; translation: MGSATTQALAASTEALAAAKGVTLETAGELFAAARLIGETSQLSGALADPAAPASARAAVITTVFSGASATVQEALAVVVAQRWSSAADLVDGIEELAIRAAASGEPSSDIESELFAVLRIVAENPELELALGSRLGDGAAKSALIERLLTGKVGAASALIVSSLVRDPRERRVRQLLSRAMRIVSAQRGRIVATVHTASPLTAEQSARLGESLSRRYGAQVSLNQVIDSSVVGGLRVQVADDVIDGSISARLADLRQKLAG
- a CDS encoding F0F1 ATP synthase subunit B, with protein sequence MLSTLVIAAEEAPNPLFPAYYDIIWSAVCFVIILVAFWKVIIPRLTTMLDERSAAIEGNIAKADEAQKQAEAALEEYTRQLAEARVEAGEIREAAREDGKKIVAEAKTAATVEAARVTAAASSQIEAERQAAFVSLRSEVGTLALDLAGGVVGETLSDDARASAVVDRFLADLEASEKAAQ
- the atpE gene encoding ATP synthase F0 subunit C; its protein translation is MDATTVLADVSGSLAAVGYGLAAIGPAIGVGIVVGKTIEGVARQPELAGRLQVLMWIGIAFTEALAFIGIAAGFIFGF
- the atpB gene encoding F0F1 ATP synthase subunit A, with product MTQAATLIATATEDPTFHPPSIWEFFPPIIAFEGTPFAFTRINLAQILATVVLLVIFLLATRKLRLVPTRFQSIAEMGFDFVRVNIAHDLLGRKDGDRFLPILMTMFFMILFMNITGIIPGINIAGTSVIAVPLLLAIVSYVTFIYAGIKKSPKGFFKNALFPSGVPKGLYLIVTPLEFLSTFIIRPVTLTLRLLMNMIVGHLMLVLFFSATQFFIFGLGGFWAALGVGTGAFGLAFTLFELLVAFLQAYVFTILTAVYIQLAVAEEH
- a CDS encoding MraY family glycosyltransferase, with the protein product MKQYLFTIILTAAITLAMSWGVWQLSLRFKLYPGIRERDVHTTPTPRLGGVAMFLAIAAAFGVSAAHPFFSNLWARPETMWAILSAALLIAVIGVIDDLLDVDWMIKLGAQFLAAGLITVVGGLQILSLPLGELVVGSSWLSIVITMFAIVIVMNAMNFIDGLDGLVAGVALIANGVFFAYSYMLARDTGASSYFNLASFLAAVLIGACIGFLPMNWSPAKLFMGDSGALVLGLLMATSAVAITGEVNPTMLNAEEFGRSQLLGAFIPILLPVAVVLLPLLDFGLAVLRRMGAGRSPFSPDRKHLHHRMLDLGHRDRDAVLIFYAWTAVISIAVLLMYLGTREAWIGDYLPGVAFGVVGVAACLVVTFLPSHASRPARSRTTTQESA
- a CDS encoding L-threonylcarbamoyladenylate synthase, whose amino-acid sequence is MSSVFDCRDADQLLTGLRHARQAISRGELIVLPTDTVYGVGADAFNPAAVQRLLDAKGRGRNQPPPVLVPGRATLTALTESVPEPVERLVEEFWPGGLTIVLPAQPSLMWDLGDTQGTVAVRMPDLHATLELLEETGPLAVSSANLTGRDAAIAVTAAKQMLGESVSVYLDNGPSATGIASTIVDATSLVRPGGEDAKVRILRLGAVSRDELHRVLGDILEAPDEPA
- the prmC gene encoding peptide chain release factor N(5)-glutamine methyltransferase, yielding MVPSSSDTSLAALLRGVAQRLSEVGIVDASVDAELLAAHVLGMSRGGVQAAMIRGDVMTETDAARLTALVDRRAAREPLQHITGVAAFRHLELAVGPGVFVPRPETEVVVQYAIDALQAAASADPIGIDLGTGSGAIALAMATEVPHARIFAAELSPDAFPWASRNTAAADNLTLVHADLASAFDELEGQATVVISNPPYVPDAAIPRDPEVRLFDPAMALYGGPDGLDIVRVLSTRAQFLLHGGGTLVLEHGELQGEAIRAILDADGWLATATHRDLTQRDRATTAIRPPR
- the cysK gene encoding cysteine synthase A, translating into MAGIHSDITTAFGNTPLVRLNRVTEGLGATVLVKLESYNPASSVKDRIGIAMINAAEASGELQPGGTIVESTSGNTGIALAMVGAARGYRVILTMPASMSKERRVLLKAFGAELVLTDPTKGMSGAIEETKRLVEEIPGAVWARQFENAANPQIHRETTAQEILRDTDGDVDIFIAGVGTGGTVTGVGSALKAAKPGVHIIAVEPKDSPVLSEGTPGPHKIQGIGPNFVPAILDRDVIDEIVTADFDESLRVARDLAAKEGLLVGISSGAAVSAALTVAARPENAGKTIVVVAPDTGERYISTALFEDLRED
- the epsC gene encoding serine O-acetyltransferase EpsC, with amino-acid sequence MALLARMREDVAAARLRDPAARTGFEVAVLYPGLHAIWAHRVNHALWRRGLRFPARLGSQITRWLTGIEIHPGAQIGRRFFIDHGMGVVIGETTEIGDDVMLYHGVTLGGRQRSAGKRHPTIGDRVMIGAGAKVLGPVVLGDDAMVGANAVVTKDAPEGAVLTGIPAKARTRKPDDDTVALLTVPDYAI
- a CDS encoding phage holin family protein, with amino-acid sequence MITFLFRTLILIVSAGLGLLAADLLLDGFTIEWDKWWGFVICIVIFTVLQSVLAPWITVMAKRYAPVLLGGIGIISTLVSLIVVVLLPIGGLRISGALAWILGAVIVWVVTALGAILLPLIFLKKKVEERRER
- the prfA gene encoding peptide chain release factor 1, yielding MFESVQALIAEHKEVEKELSDPEVHADAARAKRVNRRYAELSKIVKAHEDWIAAGDDLEVARELARDDESIAEEIPALEEGLQAAQEKLRRLLIPRDPDDARDVILEIKGGEGGAESALFAADLLRMYIQYAASKGWKTELLERNESDLGGYKDVQVAIKGSSSDPAQGVWAHLKYEGGVHRVQRVPATESQGRIHTSTTGVLVFPEVDEPEEVAINANDLKIDVYRSSGPGGQSVNTTDSAVRITHLPTGIVVSMQNEKSQLQNREAGMRVLRARILARQQEELDAASSAARKSQIRGMDRSERIRTYNFPENRIADHRTGYKAYNLDQVMDGALDPLIESAIRADEEAQLAAIGSDDN
- the rho gene encoding transcription termination factor Rho; amino-acid sequence: METISETQNESQTPAAEAAETKAPARKRAPRRATTASTEAAATEAAPAAAAPAADAPAAEDAPKAKAPRRAPRAKKTDDAEAPAAEAPAEAAAEEAPAKAPRARKTRATKAAEATAEAPATEPAPEAPAADADAEPKKRPARNARGAKKTDAPAADAAADQAADNSSTESSNSDAKNDTTAPAAGGDDSASGAESDGEESTGRSRSRSRSRSRNRNSGGNGNGQQNNESGRQGGAQDSSNSDDEGSGRGRQRNKRRGGGASDEFETEIGEDDVLIPIAGILDVLDNYAFVRTTGYLSGPSDVYVSLGQVKKYNLRKGDAVVGAIKQPREGEQQGRQKYNALVKVDSVNGLSVDDAATRVEFGNLTPLYPQERLRLETAPEKLTQRIIDLVAPIGKGQRGLIVAPPKAGKTIVLQQIANAIAQNNPEVHLMVVLVDERPEEVTDMQRTVKGEVIASTFDRPAEDHTTVAELAIERAKRLVELGRDVVVLLDSITRLGRAYNLAAPASGRVLTGGVDASALYPPKRFFGAARNIENGGSLTILATALVETGSKMDDVIFEEFKGTGNSELRLSRALADKRIFPAVDVNASSTRREEMLLSPDEVKITWKLRRALAGLDPQQALEVVLGKLKETQSNVEFLVQMQKSIPTPPATGHSHGHENSIR